The Lachnospiraceae bacterium genome includes the window AGCAGGATCAGGGCGGATACGATGAGGCCGGATATGTATTCGATGCGGCCGTGGCCGAAGGGGTGGTCGAGGTCGGGCTTTTGGCCGGCCATTTTGAAGCCGATGAGCGTGATGAGCGATGAGCCGGCGTCGGATAGGTTGTTGAAGGCGTCGGCTGTGATGGCTACGGAACCGGTGAGGGTGCCGGCCAGAAATTTTCCGGTGAATAAAAGCAGATTGAGAAAGATACCAAGAAGCCCGCAGAGCATGCCATAGGCCTGGCGCGTTCTGGGGCTTGCGGTATTCTCACGATCCTTGATGAATAGCTTAGCAAGAAGAGTGAGCAATGATATGTCTCCTTATGAAATTAGTTTAGTCTTCTGAGGCCGGCGGCAGATTGCCGAAGGTTTGCAGATGCTGCAGGCTGCCGTAGCGCTGTTGCAAAATATCCCATTCGGCGGAGTCATAAAAGCGGCAGTTGCCGCGCCCGAAATCGATGGCTACCTGCAGCATGAAGCGGGCGGCATTTTCGATATCGGTCAGGTGGCTGGCATTGGTAGCGCAGCCGGGAACGGCCGTTTGAGCCGTGATGGCAACGCCGACAACAGGGGCTTGCGTGGCTGTGGCGGGCTGCAGGATGCTGTTTAAATGGCTGACACCATTGCCGTAGGGCGTGATATCCTGCGTGGCCAGCGGAAATACGTAGGGCAGCTCGCCGGTCGTGATCTCCATGGTGCTAAGCAGATCTTCGGAAACGGAGAGCACATAGCCCTGCATAACCGTGTTGGAAATAGCAAAGCCGCGGTGATTGATGACGCGGTTGCCCTTGGTCGTGTCCACCGATAAAACAGCGTCCAGCCCCTCTATGACTTCTTCTCGATTGGACTGTACGGTGCTGATGTGAGAGCCCATGAAGGGAACTGGTTTGTGAGGCGCGGTGGGCGCATCGGGGCATACATGGGTGGCGATGAAGACATCTCCCTCCAGACGATCGCCCTTCTGCTTCATGTCCAGAAGTTTGGCGGCCAGTGCCAGTGCGCAAAGCGCACCGTCGCCGTCGGATACAAAGCCGATCTGATCAGGGCGCGCGCCGATGCCGCCGAGGCGTCCGATCAGTCCGATCGTGGGCGCGGAGCCGCCGTTCATTTTTCCGTGCGTGCCGGGAATCCATAGGCGCACGACGTCCGTTTTTCCCTTGCCGTTTGCGGCATAAAGCGGATAGGTTTCGACCTGTGCGTCGGCATCGATGCCAAGTAGATAGCTTTTTACGGCTTCGCCATTTGCACTGGCCGTGTCTAACAGATCGTATACGTCAAGTAATTGTTTGAATAACATAGCAGCTGCCTTTCTTAATGATATATGAATAGAATTAAAAAGTATGCATGAGCTGAGCTTATGGTAGCATAAAACCACAGGACGACCGCAAGAATCCCGCAGGGATTTCTTGCTAAGTTCAGCGAAGAATGAGCTGAACTTATGGTAGCATAAATTGGGGGAAAGCGCAAGCAGGAAAAGCGATCAACCAATGGTTGAATCGGCCGGTCAACGAATGCTTGATTGCTATTTTGTGCATGATCTGCTACGATGAATGCATCGATCGATACAATCTGCGAACAGGAGAAAACAAATGAATATTAAATTAACCAGCATCCTGCGCGAGCTGCGCAGGGAAAAAGAAATCAAACAGGAAACACTGGCCGAGGCCATGGGCGTGAGCGTGCAGGCGGTGAGCAAGTGGGAGACGGGCATGTCCTACCCGGATATCCAGCTGCTGCCGGATCTGGCGAGATATTTTGGCGTCACCGTGGACTACCTGCTCACGGGAGAGGACAGCAAAGGTTTGCCGGTCATGCCGGAAAAAGCTCCAGTATCTGACCTTGGGGACAGCCTGCAGGTGGTGGTGGCCTATTATCGTGATGGGGAGATGCTGCGGCAAGAGAGGCCTGAGCAGCCGATTGAGCTTGGGAATATTGCGTGGTGCATGGGCTCGGAACGGAGCTTTCAGGAGCCGGAGCTGCATGTGAGCATCTATGGCAATGCGGAAATTGCCGGGAAGATCAATGGCAGTATCGCGCGGGCACAGGATGTGTACTGCGAGAAAGTGAATGGCAGCGTGATGGAGGCCAGAATGGTGGAGACGGATAAAATTAACGGCAATGTGCAGGCACAGACGGTGCGATGCGGCGAGGGCAGCAAGATCAATGGAAATGTGGAGGCAGATGTGGTGTATGGACCGTTTCGTGCTTCTGGTGATGTGATCATGAAGGAGAAGGGGGAGCTGCCGGAGATTTGACGGGCAGAAGGGCTGCTAAGGCTGCGAGGGGGTCTTGGCAGCCTTTTTTAATATAGAGCAGCTCATACCATATAGCAGCTTATATAGCCGCTCAAAAAGTGTACTTCCGCCAGTGATGGCTGAAATTTGCGATATGGCGGATTTTGGCCGTCCTTTTGGTGCGGGTCCGTCCCTTAAGGAATGTCGTAGCCGCGTTATTTTCTTCTGATATCGGTTTTTTAACGTGCCTTAGCCCTATTTGGCAAGTTATCCCTCTGCTGTTTTTGTTCATTTAACTGGGTAAATTACTGCTTGTCTCCGTTACATTGAGTTTCATTCTCTATAATAACGGGTCATTTAACCCGTTAATTAGTTGTAAAAAAGCTATCATCAACGGTGCTGCAAGCCCTTTTGCACGTTAAACCGGTCCAAAATTCTTTCTCAAAACTGTCCTGGCATGAGACTGTCATGATTTTCTTTTCAGCTATATTTAATTTTTCCGCCACAGATAGCTGAACTCATGATATAATAAGCGCAGCCAGATATAGTTAGGCTAATCAAGCAATTGTGCTGCGCTATGAGTTTGGCATTTTATGCCAAACTCCGGTGTCGTCATGATATAATAAAGGCGGCAAGGCAGTTTAGGCTAGGCAAGCCCCTGAGCCGCCTTGCGAGTTTGCGGCAAGGTAGTTACAAAAGGAGACATAAAAATGGAGATTCAATATGAAAACATTGTGCTGCGTGATATGATAGAAACGGATATTGAAGATTATGTGAGATGGTTCACACAGGAAACAGCATGGTCAGAATATGATGCACCGTGGGAGGCGATTGAAACGGATGAAGCGGAAGAACGGCAAAGCTGGCGAGAATATTATGAATCAGTAAAGCAGCTGCCGGATGATCTGTTTCGCTGGAAGTTTGAAATTGAATATGAAGGCCGGCATATTGGGTGGGTAAGCGCCTACTCAATTGATGAAAATTATCAATGGATATCTGCTAAGAATATCAAAGATGGTCAAACGATATATCATGCAGTTGGGATTGATATCTGCGAATCAAATATATGGGGAAGCGGGATTGGTACAAATGCGCTTCGCGCATTTCTTGAGTATTGTGCAGAGCATGGATGGGACGAGCTGTATACACAAACATGGTCTGGCAATGGCCGCATGATTCGTGTTGCGAAGAAGCTTGGCTTTGTAGAATGGAGTCGTGCAGTAGGCACGCGTGAGGTTGACGGTGCAAGGTACGATGGATTAACATTTAAATGGGAGAAAAAGATAAGATGAAAATTTCTGGATTCGCAGATGAAATTAGCGCGGATTTTGATGTGCAGCTGCGCACGGTGAAGGCACTGGGAATGGAATATATATCACTGCGTACGGCAGATGGAAAGGGCATTGCCGAATATACGCCGGAAGAGGCAAGAGAGCGTCTGCTGCCTAGAATGAGAGAGGCGGGGATCTGGGTATCGTCGCTAGGCTCACCGATCGGTAAGATTGGGATTGAGGATGAAGACGGATTCAAACGCCAGATGGCGCAGCTTAAGAATCTGTGTCAGATTTGTAAGCTGCTGGATTGCCGTTATATTCGGGTTTTTAGCTTTTTTATGCCAAAGGGAGCAGCGCC containing:
- a CDS encoding DUF1177 domain-containing protein — its product is MLFKQLLDVYDLLDTASANGEAVKSYLLGIDADAQVETYPLYAANGKGKTDVVRLWIPGTHGKMNGGSAPTIGLIGRLGGIGARPDQIGFVSDGDGALCALALAAKLLDMKQKGDRLEGDVFIATHVCPDAPTAPHKPVPFMGSHISTVQSNREEVIEGLDAVLSVDTTKGNRVINHRGFAISNTVMQGYVLSVSEDLLSTMEITTGELPYVFPLATQDITPYGNGVSHLNSILQPATATQAPVVGVAITAQTAVPGCATNASHLTDIENAARFMLQVAIDFGRGNCRFYDSAEWDILQQRYGSLQHLQTFGNLPPASED
- a CDS encoding helix-turn-helix transcriptional regulator, translating into MNIKLTSILRELRREKEIKQETLAEAMGVSVQAVSKWETGMSYPDIQLLPDLARYFGVTVDYLLTGEDSKGLPVMPEKAPVSDLGDSLQVVVAYYRDGEMLRQERPEQPIELGNIAWCMGSERSFQEPELHVSIYGNAEIAGKINGSIARAQDVYCEKVNGSVMEARMVETDKINGNVQAQTVRCGEGSKINGNVEADVVYGPFRASGDVIMKEKGELPEI
- a CDS encoding GNAT family N-acetyltransferase encodes the protein MEIQYENIVLRDMIETDIEDYVRWFTQETAWSEYDAPWEAIETDEAEERQSWREYYESVKQLPDDLFRWKFEIEYEGRHIGWVSAYSIDENYQWISAKNIKDGQTIYHAVGIDICESNIWGSGIGTNALRAFLEYCAEHGWDELYTQTWSGNGRMIRVAKKLGFVEWSRAVGTREVDGARYDGLTFKWEKKIR